TGCATTCATCTTTCCTCTCGTTGGACCAGAATTCCTGTGGGCAGGATGTGCAGTCTGCTGCACCTGAtcaggataaaaacacaaaaaacaaacatctatcatgtgaaaagttaaattaaacaattaaaaatggacatgaaataacacaaaaccAAATATGAGATACTGAGTTATGTATGTTTTGTTTAACATGATATTtgaaacataacattatgaccaccttcctaatattgtaggtgtagctctcccttgtgcctccaaaacagttgtgacacttcagagaatggacatggaccttttgagggtgtcctgtggtgtctgccaaCAAAATTGTGTTAGTGGTTGcgtttgggtcttatgggttgaggggtgtGGCCTCTGTGGCTCGGACTCTCGACCAGTTtcggatctagtgaatttggaggccaggtcaactccttgtgctatttttcatgttttttaagatgttcctaaattatttttgtgtgtgtgcttgtgtgagtgtcattgctatgggggtgggggtgcctggtctggttgatgtctaagtaacatccacaataatgccaggtccaaaggttttccatgcacaacactgaattgtcacaagatcaatgtcaatgttatttacttctcctttcagtggtcataatgttgtggctgttcagTGTATGTTTAAGACAATAGTCTGCATACCTGTTGAATTGGCTATAGTTCCATCAGCACATGGGATACAGTCAAAACAGCACGTGggttttcctttaatttgagCTTTCCTGGTTCCAACTGGACAAATATTAGAGCACACTGATGTGGGGACCTGAGGGAAAAACACGTTTAAAGAGCAAAACAATGGTTCGTACGTTCAGTGAATCTTATCATCACCATTAAACAGGACTCATATGTTTCACGCTTACTGTTTTCCCTGTCCTCCACATTATATTCTCCTCCTCGATGCTGAGCTTATATTCACCATTTGCATTAGATGAAAAATGACCGAGAATCACATGTTGCACCTGTCCGTCCTTCAGCTGCCAGTTAATAACGTCATAAGACGCAGGAGGGTCACCATTCTCATCAAAAAACACACGATCTCCAAACTGATCTCTGAAATTGACCCTTTGCAGGTGATCAACAAcctgagaaaaggaaaagactATTCAGACATTCACATCAACAAGATGTGTGATGATTGTGGACTCTAGTTCCCCACTGTTTCTCACCTCTTTGTGCTGAATGTCAGATACATTCAAACACAGCTTCATTACTTTTTCTCCCACTGGCTTGCAGAACACCAGCTGATGAAGGGCATGTGCAATAGCATAAACTGCTTTATGCACATTGTAGGAAACTCTCAGCTGTGTGACATCGAAGAACAAATCCTGAGAGTTCATTAATGTCTCATTGCCTGTGCATATTTTACTTGATCCCTCAGTATCTGTGTTCATCCCAGGTAAAACAGGTCTACAACCCACAATAATCTCCCAGAAGTCCTTCACAAAGGCTGCATTTGGATCTCTATAAGGACTGATATCAGTAAGAAACGGTTTTAGTTTTGGGATAGCCATCTTCTGCACCACAAATCCCAGGGCTCCACCGAAAGCCCGGTACATTTCAGGTGTCGAAGGCTGAGGCGCTGTTATCCAGGCCTCGCTGCCAATCCACTGAATTCCTGTGAGGTTTTGTTTCACTACCTCTTTCATCAAAGCAGAAAAGTCTCCCTCAGGAACAAAAGCCAGAATCACTTTGACGGTTGACCGTTTGATCATCTCCACAACTTTCAGGATTTTATCCATAGTATATGTGCGCTTGACTGTCCCAACAAAAGCAATGCAAATCCCGAGCTTTTTAACCTCTTCACTAAAAGCCAGGATCCCATTCCGCCCGTAGTCATTGTCTGACTGTATTGCCCCAATCCACTGCCAACCAAAATGTTTCACCAGTGCTGCCAAGGCTTTTGCCTGGAAGTAGTCGCTGGGGATTGTCCGGAAAAATGTAGGATATTTAGCCCGGTTACTCAGGCAGGCGCATGTTGAAAAATAACTTACCTATCAGaagaataacaaaataattattgtttagCATCAGATATTTCAGATTAGATTTGATAAAACATGTCATTTAATCTCTTACTACTGGCACTTGAAAGGGTCCAAGCGTTCCAGCCACAGCTAAGGACTGAGATGACCCTGCCTCTGCTATGACAGCAGAAATAGTTGGAGGACAGAAAGAAGtattttttatctcttctgGTCTGCTCGCCAGTGTTAATGCAGCACGCAAGGTGTTTGTAGGAGATGAACATGAGTTAAGGATCCTATAACCAAGAGATATGTTTGGCAGAAGAGTGGGATCTTTGTTGACTTCCTCTATTGCAAATATCATCACCTGGGTCCACCGAAAAGCCCGCAGATCAAATCTAAACAAGGTAAAGCAAATTATATAAATCTAAACAAGCATATATAATATGAAGCTGGCAGGGTAAGACAAACTGTATGGAAAACTTACACAGCACACTTTGCTCCAGGAGGCTCCTGCTCAAAGGTAAAAATGCTGTCTATCTCTTTGTTGAAAACTGGAAAAATACCCCCGATCATTATGTCCCCCTCCTTAAACAAACTCGGCATGTCAAACCTGCCCAACAGCTCACAGCTACAAACTGAGTTCAGGTAGAAGGCACATAGAAATACAAGAGCAGCACTCAGCATGGTTGCACcgcttttttaaaattcagttGAGGACCAGGCTCTTATAATGTATTAGATGCAGGCAGACGTCATGGACAGCTGATTTATTCCCCACAAGCACGGGCACATGTCATGAAATGACACTTGCACACATACGAACACAAACGTGCACGTGGCTATTGGCTGTTAGTCTGCCTTTCATTGGACAATTGTTTGAGCTAATCACTTTTTTCAATTGAATATATCCGCCCAACACAATTTTAGTAATATTTTATAACTGTGTAACCGTTTGTActgaagacacaaaaacacaatgaaagtgAGTGTCTTAAAAAAATTTGATGGTGCTTTCCCAACAGCTTTGTTTGGACGAGCTGTGTGGCCATGTGATATGTCCATGCAGCGTGGACATGCAGCAGCTTCAGTCCGATTTAAATGTTATGCTGCATCATTGTCTACCATGCCATAATTCTGGACAAGGCCACCTCTGTAAAGTGAGCAGTGGTGAGTCAAGATGGTCCTCACAATGTTCAATCAGTGTCTGAGTCTAGGGACTGGGCCCCAGGCTTACTGGCCATAACAGATTCAGTGCACAGTGTCATGCTGCAACTATCTGAGGTACAGTGTGCTGGTGGATCCTGACTGTAAAGAAACTTGCTCAAAAGCCCTCATGCAAGTGCAGGGCTGCTCTGTGCCTCTTAGATCTGCTGCTTTTTGATGATACCTGGCAGATCCCAAAAAACAGTGCTTTATCAGCCAGTGTATGGCTTGCAGATTGATGAGAAGAGGGAGAATGTGGGAAGAGAATAAAATGCATCTTGACTTCTGCCTGCAGAATGCATCAAGTCAAGGGAGAATGTAGTGAGCCTGGCAGCACGTGAGCAAGCGGATGATGCTAGATTTCAGACTCCAGACTGTTTTTCTTGCCTTCTTTCTCTTAACTCAGTGATTGCATTATGGTGAAGCAAAATGAGACCAGAACGTGATTACAGTTGCAGACCTTAGAAGTGGGGCCTGTGCATAGCAAAGGGTACGGAAGGAAATATTCAGGAATGCTCATGCACGAGGGGACGAACTCAGTAACAGTGGCTCTTAGAGCAGGGATGTCAAGCATATAGGCTGCAGGCAAGTCCCAGGGTACAATGTacgaaaattacatagaagtcATGAACTGAAACGTTTCATATCGATATTCCTATTTTTTCCACTAAGCATCGCACTGTTTTAGGAAGAGTTCCATagataacacaacactgagacccataactaaacagcagatggcagcaaagcACCGACatgtcagttattttatttaagaaatttccgaatgtatataaaatgttttgtaaaggGATAGTTCATTAAGTGTAAACATTTTATGGTGTACTTctttttgcattaaaacaaatgggaaaGTCTGGAATTGTTGTCATTTATAGattattatgctattatgttGCTGGTCTGaaccacttgagatcaaattgggctgtatgtggctcTTGGACTGTCTTACAGGGTGTAACCTATACTTGTAACAGAACCAATACTAACTGTCATTAACTATTGTTCAGTGACATATACACTGGAAATTAAACCATTTGTACTAAAGCCTTGTGAAAACAGACATGACCAGATTGGTCAGGGTCAGGAGTAACATAAAATTTTATCAATTATTGTCAATTAACACAGTGATATCTGCTGGGCAACACTTGACTCTATCTGTATGACAATAACCTGCACATTGTGAAACCTTCATTCATCTCAAGTggttatagaaaatgaatgaatgaatgaatgaatgaatgacttttaaagtcttttttattattagtttgttgAAAGGAAAGATGCATTACCCTTTTGGAACATATTATTTTAGATAACTGAAAAGGAAAGACAtgagtcattatttttttttccatttattcgTCATTACAATAAATTACAACGTGTCAGGCTATCCAGTATAATCACTGTATTTGCTCTCACATAACTACATGTTTCTGAAGACACATTTGAATGGCATATTAAAGAGTTTTTGCTGGAATTCTCCCCATCAAATgcttttttgagttttgttcTGGCCTGAAGATAATAATGTAGCATTTTGGAATAAAAATGCACACCAGCAAACCAAAACTAGAGGCCAGAATAGCAAATATCTCCACCGCCACAGTGAACTTGCCCGGTGAGCTGACATAAGCTGGGATGAACGTGATCCAGACTGCACAAAATATGAGCATGCTAAACGTGATCAGTTTGGCTTCATTGAAACTGTCGGGCAGCTTCCTGGCAAGGAAAGCAAGAGCAAAACACAAGACAGCAAGAAGTCCGATATAACCCAGCACGGCCCAGAATCCTACAGCCGAACCGAGGGCACACTCCAAGATTATCTTTTCTTTGTAATACTTCATGTTTGTATATGGGAAAGGAGGGTTTACTGTCAGCCAAATAATACAAATCACAACCTGGACTAGGGTGAGAACCAGAACACATAGTCTCTGCTGTCTAGGCCCAAACCATTTCATGACATTGCTACCTGGAAGTGTAGCCCTGAAGGCCATCAAAACCATTATTGTTTTCCCCAGAACACAAGAGATACAGAGGACAAAGGTGATGCCAAAAGCAGTGTGCCGCAGCATGCAGGACCACTCAGAGGGCCGACCGATGAACGTAAGagaacacaggaaacacaacttTAATGAAAATAGCAACAAGAAGCTCAGCTCGGAGTTGTTGGCTCTAACAATTGGAGTTTCCTTATGAGTCAAAAATATTATTGATATCAGGAGAGATAGAAATACACCTACGCAGCTAAACCCAGTCAAAAGTGCCCCCATGATTTCTTTGTAGGAAAGGTATTCAGTAGGTTTCGGAAGACACTGgtcctttttttcatttggccAAAATTCAGGTGGACAGTTGAAACAGTCTGGAGAATCTGTGAGAGACGGGACACAATGCAGAGACACAATCAGAAACGCTTTCTGTATAGTCTTTTTGCAAAAATTATGTTTTGCAATGCTCACTCACTTGACTGATTACTAATTGCTCCCTCGGGACATTCAAGGCAGTCGAAGCAGCACACGGGCTTGTTCTTGTTCATGGCCTTTCGAGTCCCCGGTGGACACGGCTCCCTGCAGACAGACCTCGGCGCCTGATTAGGCAAAACACAGTGTGCAAAACTCAAACGCAATAACATAAACAGTGTTTGAAAAATTTTACCAAAAGGTTGCCGTGATATCACCTCTTCATAGTTTCCTCCCCAGACTATTCTGGTgtcttttttaagtttaaatttttCCCCCTCTGGAAAGGAGTTGTCGTATTGGCCGATGCTTATGATTTCAGCGGAGCCGTCTTCTTTGATCTGCCAGTTAACTAAGTCGTACTGGGCAACGCTGTCCCCGTTCTCGTCAAAGAACACTTTGGCCCCTTCCTGTGTTGTGAAGTTCACATACTTAAGGTGTTCAAGCACCTGTAGTGAGAGAATCGACAGTTTATCAGGCACAAAGACTTGCAAGCAAAAAGAATACATCAAGACTGTTAATGATCAAATGGAACCCTAGctttaatatgtttaaacaaatgcttaaGTAAATACTACACCAGAACTTACTAGCTTGGGCTGAACTGTATTCTTGTTCACACAGGACTTTCCAGTCATTGGATTTGAGCCATTCTGACATTGCAATAAAGCATGCAGGGCATGTGCTACAGCGTACACAGCTTTGTACACATTATTCTCAGCCCTGAAATACTCCACATCT
This sequence is a window from Mugil cephalus isolate CIBA_MC_2020 chromosome 9, CIBA_Mcephalus_1.1, whole genome shotgun sequence. Protein-coding genes within it:
- the LOC125013558 gene encoding extracellular calcium-sensing receptor-like, translated to MGWIIAVVLFSILAIIKSENQTCKMIGQKGFKEFSKEGDFMIGGIFSISSTRKLVDNDYRELPYTYCTAWNERELKFARTMIFTVEEINRDTSLLPGVSLGYRLYNGCGSENLLRAAVEAVNGEDTCKGQIQALLGHSSSGVSEDINIILSSLSIPQVSHLSTCACLSDKRLYPSFFRTVPSDRFQIIALVQLMKYFGWRWVGIIYTESSLYSVEGTTDFIKEAEKEGICIEYRVTYSKSAEEQLPAIVDTLNKSSAKVVLLFMSLSYSKSFLSKIESYNITGKQWVGSESWITQAELASVDREDILQGAMGFALPQTYIPGLREFLLSLKPSDEPQSEILKALWEDFFHCSFSPSNTSAICTGTEDLQTISNDYTDVEYFRAENNVYKAVYAVAHALHALLQCQNGSNPMTGKSCVNKNTVQPKLVLEHLKYVNFTTQEGAKVFFDENGDSVAQYDLVNWQIKEDGSAEIISIGQYDNSFPEGEKFKLKKDTRIVWGGNYEEAPRSVCREPCPPGTRKAMNKNKPVCCFDCLECPEGAISNQSNSPDCFNCPPEFWPNEKKDQCLPKPTEYLSYKEIMGALLTGFSCVGVFLSLLISIIFLTHKETPIVRANNSELSFLLLFSLKLCFLCSLTFIGRPSEWSCMLRHTAFGITFVLCISCVLGKTIMVLMAFRATLPGSNVMKWFGPRQQRLCVLVLTLVQVVICIIWLTVNPPFPYTNMKYYKEKIILECALGSAVGFWAVLGYIGLLAVLCFALAFLARKLPDSFNEAKLITFSMLIFCAVWITFIPAYVSSPGKFTVAVEIFAILASSFGLLVCIFIPKCYIIIFRPEQNSKKHLMGRIPAKTL
- the LOC125013572 gene encoding extracellular calcium-sensing receptor-like, whose product is MLSAALVFLCAFYLNSVCSCELLGRFDMPSLFKEGDIMIGGIFPVFNKEIDSIFTFEQEPPGAKCAVFDLRAFRWTQVMIFAIEEVNKDPTLLPNISLGYRILNSCSSPTNTLRAALTLASRPEEIKNTSFCPPTISAVIAEAGSSQSLAVAGTLGPFQVPVVSYFSTCACLSNRAKYPTFFRTIPSDYFQAKALAALVKHFGWQWIGAIQSDNDYGRNGILAFSEEVKKLGICIAFVGTVKRTYTMDKILKVVEMIKRSTVKVILAFVPEGDFSALMKEVVKQNLTGIQWIGSEAWITAPQPSTPEMYRAFGGALGFVVQKMAIPKLKPFLTDISPYRDPNAAFVKDFWEIIVGCRPVLPGMNTDTEGSSKICTGNETLMNSQDLFFDVTQLRVSYNVHKAVYAIAHALHQLVFCKPVGEKVMKLCLNVSDIQHKEVVDHLQRVNFRDQFGDRVFFDENGDPPASYDVINWQLKDGQVQHVILGHFSSNANGEYKLSIEEENIMWRTGKTVPTSVCSNICPVGTRKAQIKGKPTCCFDCIPCADGTIANSTGAADCTSCPQEFWSNERKDECIPKTIEFLTYHEPMGISITVVSLLGASLSLATMIVFIYYRETPVIKASNTELSCFLLFSLFLCFLCPLPFMGRPTLWTCMLRHTAFGVTFALCISCVLGKTIVVVTAFKATVPGSKIAGKFGPAQQRIIVCSCTFIQIVICVLWLNLNPPFPDMVFRYSNKKIVLECNTGSEAAFYAVLGYIGILAIICLVLAFLARKLPDNFNEAKFITFSMLIFCAVWITFIPAYVSSPGKFTVAVEIFAILSSAFGLLISIFAPKCYIILLKPEKNTKKRVMGKI